ATCAtaatgtataaatatatttatttgtaaaaaaaaaaaaaaaaaatgttaatttctaattaaaagttacatattaaaaaataaaaaatgaaaataaaaataaaaaaaaataaaaatgaaaataaaaataaaaataaaaataaaaaaaacaaattaaataataattatatataatttaatatattttaaaattattttatgctAAAGAatactattattataaaataattctttttaatataacaAATATCATAATGCTAGGCTAAAtcttttagttttttttttttttttatagtagattagaaaaaaaaaaaaaaatatgtatctataaaagaataaaaattatattaattagtttaaaaaaaaaaaaaaaaatgaatatttaaagATGTTACGAAGAAATATTAATtcattgtatttttttaatagatacaaaaaaaatgtggaaattactatttatagaataataaattataccGATCATTTTGTCAAGGAATTTTGCACAAATAACACGAGATACAGAAAAATAACAGTTATTCCATTtgataagaaaaatataaaattagaatataaaaatattccttTTGATTTGGATGATTTACATCAGaaaagtaaaaaagaaatattaaatatatacaaaattataagagataaaaatgaattaagtAAATTACCAAATGATTTTATAGACAATTTATTTGAATGCACTAAAAAATATGTTCGTTCATTGTTACCTTACGAATTtgtaaaaatttacaaaacattaaatattattaaaaaaaatgataaacaactaaatttattattgcatcaacaaataaaaagaatttacaaaaattttGATGTAACAAGTATAAGTAAATTATttcaaatttatatttttacaaaatccAAGCCGAtagatttaataaaaaaattatcagaATCATTTctcaataatataaatgatagtAATCCATGGAATATAAGAGAaataatttctattttttgttattttaaaattgatGCGAAAGAGCATATTGATttactttataaaaaatgtctCCCATATATAtcgaaaaatataatgaattacACTCCAAAAGATGttacaataattttttatagttCTGTAAAAATGAACAAACAAAACACCATCTTATGTAATGTAGTAACTAAAAATGtaattctaaaaataaatagttaTCAATTTCATCAATTAGCAATTATATTGAATAGTTTTTCTAAGATAggtgaaaaaaataacaaattgTGTAAAGTAATATGCgataaaattaagaaaaaaatggaatTGTCTAAAAATTCAAATAGTTCCTATGATTCAAATTATTCTAGTAGTACAAGTAATGTTGATAAATGCGAAtatattaatgataatagtaatttgaataataataataataataacaagagctataatttaaatgatttaactaataaaaattctgAAATCACATACAAAATAAATGCATATGATGATGAGGTAACagaaataaatgaagaaaattataCCATACAGCAtatcaatataaaaaacaaagataatataaaaaaaaatattgaagaaaataatttattagaaTCCCAAATATTGAAACCTAAAGATGTttcaattatattaaattcaCTAGTAAAATTAGAGTATTACGATAATGAAACATTTAACTGCTTAATTCCATATATAATAAACAATGCATCATATTTTTCTCCTCAATCTTTAAGTAATTTAGTTCATTCTTTTTCGCatattcaaataaataaCGCATTGCTACTAGATAAAATTGTTAGTGAAtcaataatgaaaattcacaaatttaaaaatatagaaatgaGCAATTTAGCGAATTCATTAATTAGATTAAATAGAAAAGATAAAAcattatttacatatattataGATGAATTTCTATACCGTGCAACTATAGGatcaaaatttataaattatgatTTTGACATTTTATCATTGCAACAATTTGCATATTCATTTAGTAACATAGgtttaaatgataataaggtatatattattctatataaattattagtaaaaaaaattaatcaaataaacaaaaaaaacaaaaaatatgtCAATTTAATAGGAAAAGAtgagaaagaaaaagaaaacaaaaaacagAAAATAAAGGAtacagaaaataatatagattTAATtccaaataataattataataatcttATGAGAACTAACATAAATTTTGAAAAcaattttgattttttttcattggcTACATTTATAAATTCATATGGTAAAGTAAAAATTCATCACAAAAACTTTTCTCATTTCATTAGTTatataattagaaaaaaaaaaaaaaacaatgaaATTCTTTCTAATCAATCCTTaagtaatataatatatgGTTTGCtaaaattagaaataaaagacaaaaaaatatacaaatttttACTGAAGGAAAGCATTGAAAAAATAGATTCATTGCAGCTATTACAAATAgtgttattattatattcttttagcaaattaaaaatatattcctataaatttgttaaaaaatCAATTCAAATATTAAGTATGAACATTAATGATTTAAGTTTATCTGATTTATCATTGACATGTTATTCtttatcaaattttttatatagagatctaatttttttatataaagttaataaaattattcttctaaataattatgaatttaattcaaaaaatgtttctcaattttttaattcttttactAAGTTATGTTTTTATCATAAACCTTTTTATGATTTCATATTTCGAAAAATTCAAACATTCATACATGAATTTAGTGAAAAAGAATTAACAAATATTgtgttttcttttatttactaTTTTCACATGAAGATGCTGCATTTTAGTTCTCAGCAAAATAGCTCCTTAAATAAAAAGCAAATTTCGGATATGAAAACTGCTAACGAAGGAACTTCAACTGaattaaagaataaaataagtgaaataaaaacagaaaatatttatcatataaatgaaaaatctAATAATTTAGTTGATAAAAAGATTATGGGATATTccaattatattaataataataataataaaatttctaattatgataatgaaaattatatgtTTGAAAcgattaataaaattaataactgTTCAAATACTATTGAagaattctttaaaaatgaattaaatttattttttaatttaatttatattttaaatgaaaaatatcgTCAGAAAATGTCATTGATTAGTGTATATCAGCTACAAATTGTTGATTTATATTTAAGAGCAGttttttctaattatttccattttcctatttatttaaaaaatttcctttttaaatGTAGAAGtgttaaattaaaaatagatgAC
The sequence above is drawn from the Plasmodium relictum strain SGS1 genome assembly, chromosome: 14 genome and encodes:
- a CDS encoding RAP protein, putative gives rise to the protein MLRRNINSLYFFNRYKKNVEITIYRIINYTDHFVKEFCTNNTRYRKITVIPFDKKNIKLEYKNIPFDLDDLHQKSKKEILNIYKIIRDKNELSKLPNDFIDNLFECTKKYVRSLLPYEFVKIYKTLNIIKKNDKQLNLLLHQQIKRIYKNFDVTSISKLFQIYIFTKSKPIDLIKKLSESFLNNINDSNPWNIREIISIFCYFKIDAKEHIDLLYKKCLPYISKNIMNYTPKDVTIIFYSSVKMNKQNTILCNVVTKNVILKINSYQFHQLAIILNSFSKIGEKNNKLCKVICDKIKKKMELSKNSNSSYDSNYSSSTSNVDKCEYINDNSNLNNNNNNNKSYNLNDLTNKNSEITYKINAYDDEVTEINEENYTIQHINIKNKDNIKKNIEENNLLESQILKPKDVSIILNSLVKLEYYDNETFNCLIPYIINNASYFSPQSLSNLVHSFSHIQINNALLLDKIVSESIMKIHKFKNIEMSNLANSLIRLNRKDKTLFTYIIDEFLYRATIGSKFINYDFDILSLQQFAYSFSNIGLNDNKVYIILYKLLVKKINQINKKNKKYVNLIGKDEKEKENKKQKIKDTENNIDLIPNNNYNNLMRTNINFENNFDFFSLATFINSYGKVKIHHKNFSHFISYIIRKKKKNNEILSNQSLSNIIYGLLKLEIKDKKIYKFLLKESIEKIDSLQLLQIVLLLYSFSKLKIYSYKFVKKSIQILSMNINDLSLSDLSLTCYSLSNFLYRDLIFLYKVNKIILLNNYEFNSKNVSQFFNSFTKLCFYHKPFYDFIFRKIQTFIHEFSEKELTNIVFSFIYYFHMKMLHFSSQQNSSLNKKQISDMKTANEGTSTELKNKISEIKTENIYHINEKSNNLVDKKIMGYSNYINNNNNKISNYDNENYMFETINKINNCSNTIEEFFKNELNLFFNLIYILNEKYRQKMSLISVYQLQIVDLYLRAVFSNYFHFPIYLKNFLFKCRSVKLKIDDYIVLSSKTHRNISKFLNLVGISHRSEVQFGPYQLDIVVDFLQNKNKIYDFNWIEDNTNDINYNVIYKSGRLKNESIIKKENTHQNIVIEKLLNKNILIEIDGISHFYKESFSRTLNSIIKDFILKKFGWYVIHIPYQEWNQCLNFKKKLLYCIHILKYILEISKEDICIKDFIHFINNNKQKEDYHSRLSINKNILNEGIYCEKNIDEKNVNNEHIDAENINDNALPEYYKINEEIIFFNQIKNKNKNQQNIMKKLREQEKLQYNYNLSFQKDDSTKNQKSTSNIYLKNEESGSEDDEK